CAAACACCTCTCTCGGGATGCCGAACCTCTCGCTCAGTTCCCGCACATGCCGGTTCACTCCCGCTCCGTCCCCCAGTGCGCCTCCTCACCCTCGCTTCGCTCGCCCTCCCCTCCCCGAGTAGAGGGATGGGGTGAGGAGCGGCCCTTGCGTATCAGTGCAATGAAGAAGGGCTCCGTGTCGTTGTCCTGTGGCAGGATTCTCCGGCACCGGCTGACAGCCTCCGCAAATGACTCACGTCCCCATTCACGAAGCCCCGGCCGCATCACGAGACCAGGCAGTTCGAACTCTTGGACTTCCGCCTCGGGCTGACGCGCCAGCAGGTGCGCCACAACGGACTCGTTCTCTTCGGGTGCAACCGTGCAGGTTGAGTAGACCATCACGCCACCGGGCTTGAGCGCAAGGTATCCGGCCAGTATCAGCCGCTTCTGAACCGATGGGAAGCGTTCGATTGTCGCCACCGACCACCGGTCGAGCGCCTGTGCAGACTTGCGAATCGTACCCTCGGAAGAACAAGGCGCATCGACCAGCACCCGGTAGCAGGTTCCCGCAACCATCCTCCCCAGGCTCGACCCGTCCATCCTGCATACGGCCACGTTCAGGCACCCGGCGCGGTCCACGTTGCCGATGAGCCCGCGCACGCGTGTCGGCGACGGGTCATTGGAAATGATGAGCCCCGTGTTCTGCATCATAGCCGACATCTCGGTTGTCTTTGAGCCGGGTGCTGCGGCAATGTCCAGCACTCGCTCGCCCGGCTGTGGTTGCAGGACCAGCGGTGGAACCATCGATGCCGCCTCCTGCACGTAGATGAGCCCAACGAAGTGCTCGATGCGCTTGCCCAGCGCGGGAAAATGGGGACTGTACCGCGCGTCCTCGCGCCCCGAGGGACTGTCCCCATTTTCCGGGAGGACGAACCCCAGTTCATACCACGGCAGCGGCTCCGGCATCAAGTCTACCATCAGGCCCAGTACCTGTTCACGCGTGGCCTTGTGTGTGTTGACCCTGAACGTCCGGCGCAACGGGCGCTGCATGGCATCCAGGAACGCATCGAAATCAGGGATGAACTGCGAGTAACGGTCGATGAATCCCTGCGGGAACCTGCGCTTCAGCATCGCCAAGCCTCAAGCCCCGAGCTCCAAGCCGCAGACCTCGGCCTTTCGGTCATTCGAACTTCAATCGTCATTCGGACTTCGTCATTCGTCATTGGTCCGAGTGACCGTTCTCGACCAACTGTCCAGCCTCCGCAACGCATCCAGCTTCTCCTTGTTCCCCAGCTTCGCCTCCCGAATGCCCTTGTCGAGGAAAGCGACCGAGCGGTCATAGGCATTGCGGTCAACAGGATATGGCCAACCATCCTTGCCACCGACTGCGAAGGTGTAGGTTACCGGGTCGCGGAAGCTCAAAGGGGCACCGTGTGTCACCTCTGCTATCAGTGCGAGTGCGCGTATTGTCTTCGGCCCGATCCCCGGTTGCAGCAGCAGCGCAGTGAAGTCCTCCGGAGGTTTCTCGTAGGTGCCGACGAGCGCCTTCTGCAGGTACTTTGGGTTGACGTCAGCGAGCCCAACCGGATGCTGTTCGGGCATACCAAGTGCCCGAAAACGGGGACTGTACCGCGCGTCCTCGCGCTCCGGGGGACTGTCCCCGCTTTCGGGCCCGCGGGCCAGGGCGAGCCGGACCCTCTCAAATTCCCGTACGGTCACATCGGGCGAGCGACCAGAGATGGCGGCCACTGCCTGCCTTGCCGTCTGCGCTTCGGCCGCAACCATATTCAGCGGCTTGCCCATATGGTCGCACGCTATCCCCTGGTGAGGCTCGCAGACGAAGTCCTCAAGCTCCTCTGACAGCCAATGATACCTTCTCGCCCAGCGCGTGTCGGTGTTCATCCCCTGCTGCACCACTGCCCAACGCCCCTGGGTCGTACCGATGAAGACGTGCTGGTAGATCTGGAACCCGTCCTGCAATGCCGCGGAATCGACCTTGGCGCTCAGCCGGCTCGCTTTCACGAGTGTATCTCCATCCAGGCTGAACTGCTCGGAGAAGCCGGCAATCTCGCCCGGTGTCTTGCGCGACGCCCCGCCCTTGCCGCCGCAGACGTAGAGACCGAGGCTCGCCTCCTGCCCCTTCACCGCCTCTTTGAGTGCGCCGCAAACGGTCGTAGTCACTCCCGACGAGTGCCAGTCGAATCCCAGCACGCAACCGAAGCTCTGGAACCAGACCGGGTCGCTGAACCGCCTGAGCAGTTCGTCCGGGCCGTAATCGGTCACGACTATCTCGGTCACGGCTCGGCACAGCTTCACCATCCGCTGGAACAGCCAAGCCGGCGCCTTGCCCCAGTGCAGGGGCATCATCGCGACTCCGCGTCTCACGACTCAAGTCTACGAAGCCCAGGCTCAAGCTCAAGCGCATCGAGAGTGGTCTAGTGATCCAGTGACCCAGTGGTCCAGTGGCGAACTCCGAGGTCCTCACTAGACCACTTGACCACACTCCAGCCACTGCTATACTCGCCGGGTCAAGATGTACCGCAGACGGCGTGAAGCTTGGTCGGGAATTGCCTGGCTCCTGCCGGCGCTGATCATCCTCATCGGCTTCCGCGTGATCCCGATAATCCTGTCGGTCCGCATGAGCCTCTACGACTGGGGCATGGCCGGCGCCCGGGCCTTTGTCGGCCTCGGCAACTACGCTGCGGTCCTGCGCGACCCGGTCTTCTGGCAGTCGCTCGCGAACACCGGCTGGTACGTGCTCTTCGAAGTGCCAACCATCCTCTTCGTTTCGCTCTTTGTCGCCATCCTGCTCAATCAGAAGATACGCGGGCTCGGCGTGTATCGCACCATCTACTACCTGCCGGTGGTCACCTCGATCGTTGCGGTCTCGGTCGTCTGGCGCTGGATACTCCAGCCGGACCGTGGACTTATGAACTACATCCTCTCGTGGTTTCACATCTCGGGCGTCCGCTGGCTCCAGGACCCGCGCGGCCTGTTCCAGCTCATCGCCGGCCCGTCGGTACAACTGCCATCCGGCCTGCGTGGCCCGTCAATCGCGCTTCTCTCGCTCGTGCTGATGGGCATCTGGAAAGGCATCGGGTACAGCACCATCATCTTCCTGGCCGGGCTGCAGAACATCGACAAGTCCTACTACGAGGCCGCGCGCATAGACGGCGCCGGCCGCTGGGCAACATTCCGGAAGATAACCTGGCCGCTCATATCGCCGACGACCTACTACGTCCTCATCATGTCCTGCATCAGCGCCTTTGAGACCTTTGCCCAGGTCTGGATAATGACCGGCCCGCCGGCCGGCGGCCCGCTCTCCACAACCAAGGTTGTGATGTACTACTTCTACGAGACCTCGTTCGAACTCTGGCGGCTCGGCTACGGCGCTGCCATCGCCTTCATCGCCTTCGCCATCATCCTCGCCCTCACCATCCTCCAGCGTCTCTTCCTCGAACGGAGAGTGCAGTATGGATAGAGCCCAGCCTCCAGCCGCAAGCCCCAAGCCGCAAGCTCCGGCCATTCGGTCATTCGAGCTTCATTCGTCATTCGTGCTTCGTCATTCGGATTTCCGCCAATGAGGACCAGCAACTTCCCGATCCACCTGCTCCTCATCATTGGCGGCATCGCCATGGTGCTTCCGTTCTTCTGGATGCTCTCGACTTCGCTGAAGACGCCGCTGGAAGCACTCAGGTTCCCGCCCACGTCGTGGCCGAGTTCGATGCAGTTCTCGAACTACACCGAGGTGTTCAGGCAGATCCCGCTCTGGCGCTACTTCGCGAACACGGTGCTCGTCACCGCGCTCAGCCTGTTCGGTGTTCTCGCGACCGGCGTGATGGCGGCGTATGCATTTGCCCGGTTCCGTTTCCCCGGCCGCGAGGTCCTCTTCATGGGCTTCCTTGCCCTGATGATGATTCCGCTGCCTGTCTACCTTGTCCCGTCCTACATCATCCTCTTCAAGCTGGGCTGGATCGATACCTACGCGGCGATGATCGTGCCGTGGACCGTGAACATCTTCGCCATCTTCCTCTTGAGGCAGCACATCCGCCAGCTACCGAACGACCTCTTCGACGCGGCCCGTATCGACGGCTGCTCGAACTGGACCACGCTGCGCAAGGTCGTCCTGCCGCTCTGCAAAGCTCCTTTGGTCACGATAGCGGTCTTCAACGTCATCGCCTCCTGGAACTCATTCTTCTGGCCCCTGATCGTGACGAACTCGGACAAGATACGTCCGCTGCAGGTCGGCCTGGCCTACTTCTCGCGGGAACAGACGACCAACTACACGCTGCTAATGGCCGCGACCACGCTCGCGGTCATACCGCTGATTCTCCTCTTCTTCGCGGCCCAGAGACAGATCATCCAATCCCAGGCCAGGTCAGGACTCAAGGAATAGGCCGCGTCACGCGACCGCTGGTTTGACTCAGTCTGGTTCATACTGCTCTCCTTTGTACGGCTCAGTAGATTGCCGTCACTAAGGAATTGCGGGTTTCCGTCGGTTTTGGTCAAAGCGACATCGCGTAAGTCACGTATTCCACGTCCAGGGGTCGCTGGGGGGGATACTCCCCCGGAGACTCTCCCTGCATATCCGGGGGCATATCTCCGGGCATCTGGCTGGGCATCTGTCCCGGTATCCTTCCCGGCATCTGGGAGGGCATCTCTCCGG
The candidate division WOR-3 bacterium DNA segment above includes these coding regions:
- a CDS encoding RsmB/NOP family class I SAM-dependent RNA methyltransferase — its product is MLKRRFPQGFIDRYSQFIPDFDAFLDAMQRPLRRTFRVNTHKATREQVLGLMVDLMPEPLPWYELGFVLPENGDSPSGREDARYSPHFPALGKRIEHFVGLIYVQEAASMVPPLVLQPQPGERVLDIAAAPGSKTTEMSAMMQNTGLIISNDPSPTRVRGLIGNVDRAGCLNVAVCRMDGSSLGRMVAGTCYRVLVDAPCSSEGTIRKSAQALDRWSVATIERFPSVQKRLILAGYLALKPGGVMVYSTCTVAPEENESVVAHLLARQPEAEVQEFELPGLVMRPGLREWGRESFAEAVSRCRRILPQDNDTEPFFIALIRKGRSSPHPSTRGGEGERSEGEEAHWGTERE
- a CDS encoding DUF763 domain-containing protein — its product is MRRGVAMMPLHWGKAPAWLFQRMVKLCRAVTEIVVTDYGPDELLRRFSDPVWFQSFGCVLGFDWHSSGVTTTVCGALKEAVKGQEASLGLYVCGGKGGASRKTPGEIAGFSEQFSLDGDTLVKASRLSAKVDSAALQDGFQIYQHVFIGTTQGRWAVVQQGMNTDTRWARRYHWLSEELEDFVCEPHQGIACDHMGKPLNMVAAEAQTARQAVAAISGRSPDVTVREFERVRLALARGPESGDSPPEREDARYSPRFRALGMPEQHPVGLADVNPKYLQKALVGTYEKPPEDFTALLLQPGIGPKTIRALALIAEVTHGAPLSFRDPVTYTFAVGGKDGWPYPVDRNAYDRSVAFLDKGIREAKLGNKEKLDALRRLDSWSRTVTRTNDE
- a CDS encoding sugar ABC transporter permease; its protein translation is MYRRRREAWSGIAWLLPALIILIGFRVIPIILSVRMSLYDWGMAGARAFVGLGNYAAVLRDPVFWQSLANTGWYVLFEVPTILFVSLFVAILLNQKIRGLGVYRTIYYLPVVTSIVAVSVVWRWILQPDRGLMNYILSWFHISGVRWLQDPRGLFQLIAGPSVQLPSGLRGPSIALLSLVLMGIWKGIGYSTIIFLAGLQNIDKSYYEAARIDGAGRWATFRKITWPLISPTTYYVLIMSCISAFETFAQVWIMTGPPAGGPLSTTKVVMYYFYETSFELWRLGYGAAIAFIAFAIILALTILQRLFLERRVQYG
- a CDS encoding carbohydrate ABC transporter permease, which encodes MRTSNFPIHLLLIIGGIAMVLPFFWMLSTSLKTPLEALRFPPTSWPSSMQFSNYTEVFRQIPLWRYFANTVLVTALSLFGVLATGVMAAYAFARFRFPGREVLFMGFLALMMIPLPVYLVPSYIILFKLGWIDTYAAMIVPWTVNIFAIFLLRQHIRQLPNDLFDAARIDGCSNWTTLRKVVLPLCKAPLVTIAVFNVIASWNSFFWPLIVTNSDKIRPLQVGLAYFSREQTTNYTLLMAATTLAVIPLILLFFAAQRQIIQSQARSGLKE